The Oncorhynchus mykiss isolate Arlee chromosome 10, USDA_OmykA_1.1, whole genome shotgun sequence nucleotide sequence ACAAACAACCGTGACAGTGCTTTATGTCCGCACCACACTACCCTGTCGCACTCCCAAATTCTTCTAAATGTATTCATTTGTATAGCTATAGCCTGGAAATCTTGCCTATATAATTTATTTTAGGCACCCTGTCAGGCTCTTAACctatttacaatgtttacatgctgtttaatatgacatgtggCCTATTTTAAATGATGTGCACTTCTTACAATCACCTTTTCATGTTAATTCAAATCATTTTCATTCAAATAATTTGACTGTGTTTCAAAACTTCAAAACCAAATagtaggtccaggtagtcacaaaaatGAATGCAGCAAATTGGAGCAGCATTTTTTTTTCTTATGAGTGCAGAGCAGTGATGGAAAGGAAGTGGAGAGCAGGAGTTGTGCGCGAGCACCGCTCCATGAGCTATGCCCTGGATTTCAAATGGTTCAATTCTGCTCACCTACTCTGATCCAGATCCCACTGAAATAAAATGATTGGTTGTAAACAAGTAAATGATATCAGGATTTACCTTTTGCTGCACAAAGTCATAGGGGTAGTACTTTAATATGGGGGaaaagaaacagagaaacagtcaTTAAACTACTGCAGTATAGATAAAATACATTCAATGTGATCTGTGCTTGAGTAAGATATTAAATGGATGGGTTCTCTtacaaaatacatacagtataacaacactcatttcctgctgtgcaaCTTGGAATGTACCATAACTTTACCCATTTAAAGTAATGAGTCACCTGAACTTAAATAGTGCCTATCAAATGTAATATAGCTGTAATTGAAGAGAGAGATTTCTTCACATACTACAACACCTATAATTCTGAGGAGGGATAAGTAACTCAACTTGAGACAACACTTACAATTTCTACACTCTTTCTTCCTGGGGCCTTAGGTAGGGAATATTTGATGAAGGCTTGAGAGGGATAGGACTGCTGAAAGAAAAGAAAGGGGAAAGTTAAAAGGAATGTTCAATGTGGAGGATGGTTGATATATTAAAGAAGGTGATGTATGTTTTAGTAGTATCTATAGTATTTACTGGTCCATTGATCTGGCCACCAGTAGACCATCCAGGGAATCTCTGTGGAAACACCTATAATATaaagtaaaacaaacaaaacagttacacattacaaataaataaaaaatactctCTATGTAATTAAGACAAAACTCCAGTGTAACTGCTAAAGTTCAAGATGATTACTCATCACAGTCTGAATTAAATAGGCAAATGATAAGTCAAGAGAAGGTAAATAATGAAGTAAGTAATAATGAAGTAAGTAATAACTTAAGTAATTGCTAAGTAGGTCATTAAGACAATTATTTGATCATATCATTTTAGAGAGGTCTAATAGAGGTCTCATAGTGAAGATGATGTAAGAGCGTACTATTTCCATGCTGACAGGGCCGTTGAGTCCAGGCCGAGGGTAAGGCTGGCCTGCTGGGTAGAGGCCTTCATTCACCTGGGGATTAAACACTTGGGTCAAAGGTCAAACAAACGGGTCATGAATTCATTTCAGTACTTCATCTTCTCATGTTATGTATTGTTTCATACTATGTTGAACCACACCTAAGAAAGAAGGTGACCAACAGAATGCAGTAGAATATTACAATATGCATGTGTTCTTACTTGTGTGGGTGGTCCTGATTGCCTTGGATCCCCATAGTGGGGCAAGTAATTGAAGTAAGGTTGACGCTGTGAATATTGAACAAATACTAAATAATCACAATTTTGACGAAGCTATAGTCAATTTAAAGAAATGACAGACTGTTGACAGACACTCAGTGGAAAATGAGATGTGAATAATGTGCTCTGGACTCTTAACACCCAACTAAGTTATTTTAAGTCTAGATTCTGGAAATAGATCATGATACGCTTGGAAAGTGAAGACGTCATAGAATATCAAAAGGTAATTAACTAATAGGCTAAGTGAATTGTTTTGCCTCACAGTTAGTCAAGACTATTAACTAGCCAGTTCAAAGTATTAACAGGTAGTTAACAATTGCTTATAAACTAGCTACTGCAGTGATGCCATGTCAATAACCTGTCTCCAAAAACGACGAGGGAGTCTCAagttgtgtttacattttttcCATTGTGACGCACACCCTTGCGTGTCCACTTTCTATGTGTATTCAAATTCCTACTCTTGAGAAATACAGTAGTAAAGTTTTCCTTGCCCATTTTTTTCAAACTTACTGGAGCAGCAGATATTGAGCTGGCCAAACAAAGGCACATAATGGTGATCTTCATTTTCAAAGGAGAACCTTGCACATGAAAGAGAGGTATAATGTTAAGTTAACACCCTCCAGTGTCAAAAAGTAGTCATCTCTATTACATTAGACACATTTTAACACTGACCACCAGTGTTGAATGACTGCAACAATAACCAGTGTTGGTCTGTTTTCATTTTTAACATATTGCTTACAGAAATTATGTGAAAGTTTTAAAAACCTAACACTTATAAAAGTCTAACAATAACTCTGTGTAGTGTGGGACACTATAGAGACACTTTGATTGTTAAACTTAACTCTATTAAAGATATTAACACTTGCAATGTTGTTGTGAGAATCCTTAGGCACTCAAAGCATTCTGTAAATTCATATGAATAAAGAATCCCATACCATTACTTTGTACAACATCCAGATAAAATGCATTTTAAATAGACAAGTTCTAGCCACATTACCTTTGGTGATACCAGTATAGATGAGGAATATGGAGTGCAGAGATCTATCTCTGCTTTTAAACCGTGTCAGATGAGATTTCAGCCAACCAACATTGACCTGCTGTGACATCACTTAGTGAATGAGAATAGGGCTGTCTAGTCATGAGCTTTGGTAAATGACAGTGGTCAGATATAGTATAGTCATCATAATAGCAGAGCATGGCTGATTACACTGTCTGCAATAGTGCACACTTCAGCACATTTATTGGAAAGCATATCTTATCGCAAACCTGTGTGAAATTATAGTAAACAAACCATATTCAACAACAATTAATTGAATATTTTcttaaacaacaacacaatgcaacatcAAGTGTACTGTAAATTGGTCAAGTATATTAGCAATCCAATTGataacaccatcgtgttcgtgagagtctcatctttgcatagagtggtcataatagttttTAGGCCAAACcttgtctcatggtctgacaagcaccgctctagctctgtcacctttcaccgcagatgcagaagtgtgactggattgagacgcatccaatgcaagaatatatatctctagcttaaactgacataATTTTATATAACCATGTTTTGTATGGCAAGTTTGTTCTCTGATTTGCTCCCCACAAGAGTTATAGGGCTTGTCTGTAGACGATCCGCCAACTTTTGTGACCACTGTTATGACCCCTCTATAGAAAGATGAGACTCTTAggaacacaatggtgttctccaTTTTTCCCCCCACAAGCGttttgggactcgtctgaagtcggtacagccaaTCTACCAACTTCTGTCTGCAGCGTCGGAACATTTTGGGCTACACACccctgtggaaaggtgagactctcacaaatACGTACATGTCGGTTGTTTCGCTCTAgaacgcccacaggcctcacaagactcacccggtaccagttgaaaacATTTGTGCAAGTATACTGTATTTTGAGACAGTTTAGTATCAAATAtatggggttaaatacatgttagAAAATCTATGTAAAATGTTCCGACACTTCCTTTCAATCTTTTTGGCGAGGACTAGCCATgaagtctgtagccatgaagtgctttgaaatgctggtaGTGGCTCacttcaacaccattatcccagaaaccctagacacactccaatttgcatatcgcccAAACAGATCCGCAGATTATGCaatttctattgcactccacactgcactttcccacctggacaaaaggaacacctacgtgagaatgctattcattgactacagctcagcgttcaacaccatagtaccttcaaagctcatcaataagctaaggatcctgggataAACacgtccctctgcaactggatcctggacttcctgacgggccaaccccagttggtgagggtaggtagcaacacatctgccacgctgatcttcaacactggagcccctcaggggtgcgtgctcagtcccctcctgtactccctgttcactcactgtgtggccaggcacgactccaacaccatcattatgtttgcagatgacacaacagtggtaggcctgatcaccgacaacgacgagacagcctatagggaggaggtcagagacctggccgggtgatgccagaataacaacctcttcctcaacgtaaccaagactaaggagatgattgtggactacaggaaaatgaggaccgagcacacccccattctcatcaacagggctgtagtggagcaggttgagagcgtcacgttccttggtgtccacatctccaacaaactagaatggtccaaacacaccaagacagtcgtgaagagggcacgacaaagcctattcccattcaggaaactaaaaagatttggcatgtgtcctcagatcctcaaaaggttctacagctccaacattgagagcatcactgtctggtatggcaactgctcggcctccgaccgcatggcactacagagggtagtacgtacggcccagtacatcactggggctaagctgcctgccatccaggacctcaataccaggcggtgtcaaaggaaggccttaaagattgtcaaagaccccagccaccccagtcatagactgttctctctactctaccacatggcaagcagtaccggagtgccaagtctaggacaaaaaggcttctcaacagtttttacccccaagccataagactcttgaacaggtaatcaaatggctacccggactatttgcattgtttgccccaccaacccctcttttacgctgctgctattctctgtttattaaATATTCCGTCTtacggatgggacgttaaacgggtgtcctgactctctgaggtcattaaagatcccatggcacttatcgtaagagtaggggtgttaaccccggtgtcctggctaaattcccaatctggccctcaaaccatcacggtcacctaataatccccggtttacaattggctcattcaccccccttctctcccctgtaactattccccaggtcgttgctgcaaatgagaacatgttctcagtcaacttacctggtaaaataacggataaataaaaataaaaaaataaatgcatagccactttaacaatatattcatgtacatactacctcaattagcccgaccaactggtgcccccgcacattggctacccgggctatttgcattgtgtcctgccacccaccacccaccacctgccaacccctcttttactctactgcagctctctgtttatcatatatgcatagtcactttaaccatatctgcatgtacatactacctcaatcagcccaactaaccggtgcctgtatatagcctcgatactgttatagcctcgccaCATTTATAGCCtcgccactgtatatagcctcgcttctGTTATTTTCActatctttttactgttgtttttatttcttcacTTACCTAGCTCACCAAAAaccttttttaatatttttttttagaaattgcactgttggttagagcctgtaagtaagcatttcactgtaaggtcaacacttgttgtattcggcgcacgagACAAATAAACTCTGATTTGATTGGTTGCGCAAGTGGCTCCGATACTGTTGTTTACTTTGTGTATAgatgagtctacctttaaattgAAGCATGTATGTTATTTCTTCGCAAAACTAACAACAGAGTCATAGTGTTCCAGCTGATAGTCTTAACCTCACTATATGATAACATTTGAAAACTGACTTTAGTTGGATTTCATTTGTTTGTTGGTATTGTTTTAAAAAAAGCAATGACTTGAAAATGAACTCCCTCCACAGCTGCAGAATCACTCATTGAATATCTATTGCTAAATGTGTTTTGTAGGAAGAATGACAAGGACTAACTTTTTGTGGATTAATTTCATCGTTGTTAGTAAGATCGGCCTGCTTATTTTTACATTGTACTGGCAATCTTATTTAGTTGGCAATGCTATTTTCTTGCTTAGCATGCTTGCAACGCTATCCATCTATATAGCTACGTTGAAATGTTTGCTGGCTATTGGCCACAAAATGACTTTATGATGATAGATTATATAGGCAACATATTTTCATAATTTATGTGGCCCTTAATTATTGTCAATGGTTGTTTTGTATTGCAGTTTTAAAATCTGAATGTGTAGCTACTTAGCtaggctggctagctagcctgTACACTGGCAATCCCAAAGTAATTTGCTAGTAGTACATTGGACAAGGCCTGACAATATATAGCTCATATTTTTGTATTGACTATCAATTTGTTTGGTACCTGGGGAAGGCTAGAAGCACTCCACTAGATACCCTAAAGGGCTTGCTTTGCAAGGTAATATGTTAGAAACATTTATTAAATTATGGCTAAACtaggaaagtgagagagaactTGGTACTGGGACTTTTGTTTACAATTATCAGTGTTATATCATTTTGAGGGTATTTAAATgtatatactacctcaatcaatatatatatatatatatatatatatatatatatatatatatagtgtattttaaGTTTGTAATGTAATTTTTGGGATCGTCTTGAGGGTTGTTTCTGTGTTACGTAAACGTCTATGCTTTAGTTTGTGTGTTGCTTTTGTTTTTGATTCCATTTCTTGGTGAATACTCATGAATTTCAGTTTTAACAACTGCCTGTGGGTGTAACGGAGTTAAGAACATAGCTTAAGCTCACTCCACAGCTAACTTGAAATGTCACGGATGGAGCCATCCAATTCATACCTTTTGGTTGGCTCAAACCGTTGAAATGTTGCCAAGGAGGGCGGTCACGCGTGCGTGTTAGAAAAGCAGAGGTCCCGAGTTCGAGCCAAGTATGAGACCCGAATCGGGGGGGATGTGGTACTCGCTTAGCAAGCAGAGTGATGTCCGTTACGGACATGGGTGTACATGTAAACTTTTTtaaatttttgtattttttttgtatttttttttgtattctgGAGTTGCATTAAGTGATGGGACAAGGATAACCTGGCCAAACCTTCcataccccggacgacgctgggccaattgtacgccgcctcaTAGGTCTCCCGgttgtggccggctgcgacacagcctgggattgaaccaggatCTATAGTAATGCAGCTAGCACTGCAAAGCATTGTCTTTGACAAAATGCGCAAGGTTCTTGTATATCTCTCTAATGAGTGATTTTGAAGGTGGTAACACCAATGACATAAAACTTAGGGACACATTATATTTGAAAAAAACTATATTTTAATAGCCTTCGTTGTTTTGATTGTTCTTTGATTGATCTATACGTTATTGATCTATACATTATTACAATGTGTTAATTGTATTTTTGCTGTTTACACATTgtggaatatacagtgccttgcgaaagtattcggcccccttgaactttgcgaccttttgccacatttcaggcttgaaacataaagatataaaactgtatttttttgtgaagaatcaacaacaagtgggacacaatcatgaagtggaacgacatttattggatatttcaaacttttttaacaaatcaaaaactgaaaacttgggcgtgcaaaattattcagcccccttaagttaatactttgtagcgccaccttttgctgcgattacagctgtaagtcgcttggggtatgtctctatcagttttgcacatcgagagagtgacatttttgcaaaacagctcgagctcagtgaggttggatggagagcatttgtgaacagcagttttcagttctttacacagattctcgattggattcaggtctggactttgacttggccattctaacacctggatatgtttatttttgaaccattccattgtagattttgctttatgttttggatcattgtcttgttggaagacaaatctccatcccagtctcaggtcttttgcagactccatcaggttttcttccagaatggtcctgtatttggctccatccatcttcccatcaattttaaccatcttccctgtccctgctgaagaaaagcaggcccaaaccatgatgctgccaccaccatgtttgacagtggggatggtgtgttcagagtgatgagctgtgttgcttttacgccaaacataacgttttgcattgttgccaaaaagttcaattttggtttcatctgaccagagcaccttcttccacatgtttggtgtgtctcccaggtggcttgtggcaaactttaaacaacactttttatggatatctttaagaaatggctttcttcttgccactcttccataaaggccagatttgtgcaatatacgactgattgttgtcctatggacagattctcccacctcagctgtagatctctgcagttcatccagagtgatcatgggcctcttggctgcatctctgatcagtcttctccttgtatgagctgaaagtttagagggacggccaggtcttggtagatttgcagtggtctgatactccttccatttcaatattatcgcttgcacagtgctccttgggatgtttaaagcttgggaaatctttttgtatccaaatccggctttaaacttcttcacatcagtatctcggacctgcctggtgtgttccttgttcttcatgatgctctctgcgcttttaacggacctctgagacactcacagtgcaggtgcatttatacggagacttgattacacacatctggattgcatttatcatcattagtcatttaggtcaacattggatcattcagagatcctcactgaacttctggagagagtttgctgcactgaaagtaaaggggctgaataatgttgcacgcccaatttttcagtttttgatttgttaaaaacttttgaaatatccaataaatgtcgttccacttcatgattgtgtcccacttgttgttgattcttcacaaaaaatacagttttatatctttatgtttgaagcctgaaatgtggcaaaaggtcgcaaagttcaagggggccaaatactttcgcaaggcactgtatatatcagaTAAGCCCAAAAATTGACAAATGTTTAGAATGTGACAGTTTCAAGACACCTGTTTGCAAAACTATGAATACAGATTCACTGAAAAGTGTTTTGTTTCCAGACTATTAACTATTCCATGTTAGCAATATAACATCTGGTGGGAGTGAGCCAGATACTGTAGTTGCTGATGTTACAAGATTGTGTTAGCCTGCTAAGATAAAGGTGCAAATCCAATTCTTCAGGTATTAGCTTACTTAGATTGCTTACTACATTACAATGGCAAACAATTACTCAATTGCCAGTGTTGAAATATTATTTGAAAACTTTCAAACATTTTGAGCATTTGTCTGAGCCTGCCTGGCGTTGCACTTTTGGGACAATGGCGTTGCGCCAGGCAAGTGCAATCAAGCACAGCTTGCTTTTGTATTTTCAATATACTACACTCAAGGCTGGTGCCATCCCCAATATGGCATTGATCAGAACATTTAACCCTAAACTGCTACAAGGTTAATGCTGTATGGCTGACCCTGAGCTTAACCCCACCTGTTGTGTGAATAGTGCCAGGACTTTGGGTGCTGTGACAGTAAAGATATGAATTTCCATTTTATTTGAGCGAACCTTCATTGTGAAAACTCTTGTGAATGATTTTGAATAAATGTGTTATGAAGGTTGTTAGAAATGTTACTGCAACACTTACAAAGGTGTTATGTTTGGTTTCATTACGGTGTTAGGTATACCATCTTCATATAAAATGTTTctgagatacactacatgaccatgttccaattaatcccaaaggtgttagatggtGAAGtcagggggttgaggtcagggatctgtgcaggccattcaagatcttccacactgatcttaaCAAACAatgtctgtatggacctcgctttgagtACGGGGTCATTGTCAttctaaaacaggaaagggccttctccaaactgttgccacaaggtcGAAAGCACATCATCTAAtgtcctgttctgtaagcttgtgtggcctaccgcttcgtggctgagccgttgttgctcagatgttttcacttcacaataacagcactcacagttgaccagagcagctctagcagggcagatatttgaGAAACTGATTTgtttgaaaggtggcatcctttcaacgatgccacgttgaaagtcactgagccctTCAGTacggccattttactgccaatgtttgtttatggagtttgcatggctgtgtgctcgattttacaccTGTCAGCAGTGGTTGCGCATGAAAAAGCCAAATActctcatttgaaggggtgtccacagacttttgtatatgtagtgtatatatatggtTGTGTTCATGTTTTTGCAGGCTGTGTTTTTATTATATGGATGTATTTGCAGTTTTGAGGGTGTCCTATAGTTTTTATAGTATCATATAGTTTTTTTATAGTGTGCTGTATTTGCTGTTTTGAGAaggtaacaacatttggaaaattTACTACACAGAGTTGTGTGTCTTGTGTAAACTGTCTAGAAAAATGACATTGTACAAAAATGCGTACGCGATTGAGAAGAACTTAAATAATTTGAATTCAGAATGTCATCAATGCCACAGACTAACAAGCAGAGACAAGAAAGAAAATTGAGGCATGGTATGGAGAAGGTTGGCAAAACATTCTGGGGGTTTTATTAACATTCTTCTGCCAAGTACAAACAATTACACACAGCTTTCATGCATCAAGCCATCAGTTAAGCACCATGTTACGCTATGTTTATTGCTGGGTTAAGCATTGCATTTACTGAATCAATCTAGGACACTAAAAGCAGCTGTGGAGTTGAAGGACATCGTTGTTCATCGAAGGGTATATCTGAGTATTGGTAATCTGAAAAGAGTAAAAAATGGGGGATTGAAAAACAGATATACAGGTAAGTGCAAAGTCAACAGTCTTCTTACAAAGCAGACTTCTCTGAGTCTCTAAGATTTAACCACATAAGGTATGATAATGTAGGTATTATGAAtttagaatgtactgtatattttacataataatacaaaaaaactgACCACAATCAAACATAGGTACAGTAGCACCAAACAACATTATCAAGCCTGTTGCATTGCTCTGTGACAGAACGGTTAAGGAATTCAGCAATTCACGAGCTTAAATATGGCAATACATGTTTGTGTCATATGGTAGAgcaaaggtcttactcacatctctAATCGTCTTCCTCATCGGATGTATGAGTCTGCAATGACAGTGGTTGCCAATTAACCAATCAGCACCCCTATTTGAACAGTTGTTTCATTTCACATCACAATGGCTAAATGAATGGTTGAAGACATTGTTCCCAGATTTTTTGACAGTATCTTTAAAGTAAccaactataacatattgtaaatCAGTACATTTTCATTTGAAAATGACGTGGACTTACTAGCAAAAGTCCATGATCAACAACCACCTCTGTATTACACTATATAtagaataaataaaacaattcaacATGATTGAGTGAGGCTCTTTCACAGTAGCTCCTATATGAACGTATGCATGGTGTCCATGTTAGTACAGCCTAAGTCTCATCAGCACTCCCTTCAATTATGTTCAAAATGCCACCTGATGTATGTTGCGGACATAAAGGCATTAGGTCTTACATGGGCAGGTGCAGCAGGAGCAGGCGGAGGTGGGGCAACCTGGATGCTGAAGGGGtggtactagaggagaggagagagtcatatatatatatgtatttgaacctttatttaactaggcaagtcagttaagaacaacttctgatttacaatgagtattggggaacagtgggttatgccttgttcagtg carries:
- the LOC110534932 gene encoding gamma-gliadin-like produces the protein MKITIMCLCLASSISAAPRQPYFNYLPHYGDPRQSGPPTQVNEGLYPAGQPYPRPGLNGPVSMEIVFPQRFPGWSTGGQINGPQSYPSQAFIKYSLPKAPGRKSVEIYYPYDFVQQKMMPNIPQMPQIPNLFPNEYQPQTVPQQRPNIPFPPYNSQLPHSQDPLQPAQQEQTVQTGQVPHVQP